Proteins found in one Arachis stenosperma cultivar V10309 chromosome 8, arast.V10309.gnm1.PFL2, whole genome shotgun sequence genomic segment:
- the LOC130945755 gene encoding transcriptional activator DEMETER-like — protein MSENTTQPQPKNCSRQKIMEMETEVQFSWIPETPVKSSPNRQKLSNRDDNSSSAIKLDFDILNLGDEDDASAAAANNQVPNAPSQCADGNTSHDELKTLNPPSSKKRSGDNKKKGSNNNGQHTKLRKKIYRPRILVDESLDTKKVGKKSQPKAPKTPKKKKTPSRTPKPSIPSKKKNQPRRAPSCKLLLLPLLNDEGGASLPFLGNNVNKFDQEYFDFESSICKNALGSQYNLLETYQKLASFSSSCLMHSRQVGANFPSMCRRKRMKRIRARLEKYLTPFKKGLRSKIFIRKKKSSLEKFTIEGLTTTKKEMKSLIRRIRSLKRMKKSRTNGKNGQLVEYQEGLGGDRMLVPYKGHDPNNKKLRVEVALDEETLRVWNLIMDGKTHEDSDDLKQQQWERERFAYKCKVGVFMVKMHELQGSREFSPWKGSVLDSVIGAYLTQNVSDHLSSSAYMSLAARFPIKSSTSSNLCIEDVPRVERIQFIESNAIFPGDELTKELEKIKVEEMEASNIKEEPFKSNNKQEKKMNMQEEETRGKLLKEVDKETRERWDKLRKEYGKSTRHSDHDDSVDWEAVRCADVKEIATAIAGRGQHNVIAERIKSLLNELHDSYGDLDLEWLRYAPPTEAKRCLLDIYGLGLKSVECIRLLTLQNKAFPVDVNVGRIAVRLGWVPLQPLPEETQIHNLEKYPLFDNIQKYLWPRLCHLLPKDLYQLHYHLITFGKVFCTKKNPNCNACPMSTNCEHFKSAFASAQSLPGTTSRQPNKNKIVTDNLLPMPIFEVNQSSTTTKYQAYRECEPIIEMPSSPEAESERIYMLEFEANNEEEDYHVSDEANNEEENYPSPDDEKILEMNLSSQTKETHNHSAQEDKNHMNITASLVTLPYTGSMPAPKMKNASRLRTERLVYVLNDGHPLLTERTPLEPGDPSPYSLVIWSADELEKSNESIMNNLQENDSLTVPGTLLIPCRTAMRGRFPLNGTYFQVNEVFADYDSMKNPIDVPRTWLWHLEKRIAYFGAGASSILKGLSADEIKDCFWKGYVCVRAIDAKTGAPRPLSYRFHRNTTVKAKTGNKTTQEKEVKIDKTTQEKEA, from the exons ATGAGTGAAAACACTACTCAACCTCAACCGAAGAACTGTAGTCGACAAAAGATCATGGAAATGGAGACTGAAGTACAGTTTTCATGGATACCAGAAACTCCGGTAAAATCTTCTCCCAATAGACAAAAACTATCAAATAGGGACGATAATTCTTCTTCTgcaattaaattggattttgaTATACTAAACCTCGGAGATGAGGATGATGCATCTGCCGCTGCTGCAAACAATCAAGTCCCAAATGCACCTTCTCAAT GTGCTGATGGCAATACCAGCCATGATGAATTGAAAACTCTAAATCCACCATCTTCAAAGAAAAGAAGCGGGGACAACAAGAAGAAAGGGTCAAATAATAATGGGCAGCACAcaaaacttagaaaaaaaatatatagaccAAGAATATTGGTTGATGAAAGCCTAGATACCAAGAAAGTAGGAAAAAAATCTCAACCCAAAGCCCCAAAAACTCCCAAGAAGAAAAAGACTCCAAGTAGGACCCCAAAACCTTCAATTCCCAGTAAGAAGAAAAACCAACCAAGAAGAGCTCCTTCATGCAAGTTATTACTATTGCCATTACTTAACGATGAAGGAGGAGCCTCTCTTCCATTCTTGGGGAATAATGTCAATAAGTTTGATCAAGAATATTTTGACTTTGAGAGTTCAATTTGCAAGAATGCATTAGGTTCTCAATACAACTTACTTGAGACTTACCAAAAATTGGCATCATTTTCAAGTTCTTGTTTGATGCATAGTAGGCAAGTTGGAGCAAATTTTCCAAGCATGTGCAGgagaaaaagaatgaaaaggaTCAGAGCAAGGTTAGAGAAATACTTGACCCCTTTCAAAAAGGGATTAAGGTCAAAGATTTtcattagaaagaaaaaaagttcCCTAGAAAAGTTTACCATAGAAGGATTGACTACTAccaaaaaagaaatgaaatctCTGATCAGGAGGATACGATCACTGAAGAGGATGAAAAAAAGTAGAACGAACGGAAAAAATGGTCAACTAGTTGAATATCAAGAAGGATTGGGTGGTGATCGAATGTTAGTACCTTATAAGGGACATGATCCTAATAATAAGAAGCTAAGAGTTGAGGTTGCACTTGATGAAGAGACGTTGAGGGTGTGGAACTTAATCATGGATGGAAAAACACACGAAGACAGTGATGACTTGAAGCAACAGCAATGGGAACGTGAAAGATTTGCTTATAAATGTAAGGTTGGAGTATTCATGGTTAAAATGCATGAGTTGCAAG GAAGTAGGGAGTTCTCACCATGGAAAGGTTCTGTCTTAGATTCTGTAATTGGAGCTTACCTTACTCAAAATGTATCTGATCATTTGTCAAG TTCTGCCTACATGTCACTTGCTGCAAGATTTCCCATCAAATCATCAACCAGCTCTAACTTATGTATAGAGGATGTACCTCGTGTTGAAAGAATACAATTCATTGAAAGTAATGCGATTTTTCCAGGAGATGAACTTACCAAagaattagaaaaaatcaaagttGAAGAAATGGAAGCTAGTAATATAAAGGAAGAGCCTTTTAAATCCAATAATAAG caagaaaaaaaaatgaacatGCAGGAAGAAGAAACAAGAGGAAAGTTACTAAAAGAGGTGGATAAAGAAACTAGAGAACGTTGGGATAAACTTAGAAAAGAGTACGGTAAGAGTACAAGACACAGTGACCATGATGACTCTGTTGATTGGGAAGCAGTGAGATGTGCAGATGTGAAGGAAATTGCTACGGCTATTGCAGGTCGTGGTCAACACAATGTTATTGCTGAAAGAATAAAG AGTTTACTTAATGAATTACATGACTCGTATGGAGATTTGGATTTAGAATGGCTGCGATATGCTCCGCCAACGGAAGCAAA GAGATGCCTTTTGGACATTTATGGATTAGGACTGAAAAGTGTAGAGTGCATTCGACTTTTAACCCTTCAGAACAAAGCTTTTCCT GTGGACGTAAATGTTGGAAGAATTGCTGTACGCCTAGGATGGGTTCCTCTCCAACCCTTGCCTGAAGAAACACAAATACATAATTTAGAGAA GTACCCATTGTTTGataatattcaaaaatatctttGGCCACGGTTGTGTCATCTCCTTCCAAAGGACTt GTACCAGTTGCATTATCACCTAATAACTTTTGGAAAG GTTTTTTGCAcaaagaaaaatccaaattgCAATGCTTGTCCAATGAGTACAAATTGTGAGCATTTCAAGAGTGCCTTTGCAAG TGCACAATCCTTACCTGGAACAACATCGAGGCAACCAAATAAGAACAAGATAGTGACAGACAACCTTTTACCAATGCCTATTTTTGAGGTGAATCAATCTTCGACCACAACAAAATACCAAGCATACAGAGAGTGTGAGCCCATCATTGAAATGCCATCATCACCAGAAGCAGAATCTGAGAGGATATATATGCTTGAATTTGAAGCAAACAATGAGGAAGAGGATTATCATGTTTCTGATGAAGCAAACAACGAGGAAGAGAATTATCCTAGTCCTGATGATGAAAAGATTCTGGAAATGAATCTCAGCAGTCAAACTAAGGAAACTCATAATCATTCTGCACAGGAGGATAAGAATCATATGAATATAACAGCGTCATTAGTAACATTGCCTTATACTGGAAGCATGCCTGcaccaaaaatgaaaaatgcCAGTCGATTAAGAACCGAGCGCCTTGT TTATGTACTTAATGATGGGCACCCCCTTCTTACAGAG cGTACTCCACTAGAACCTGGTGATCCTAGTCCTTATAGTCTAGTTATATGGAGTGCAG ACGAATTAGAAAAATCAAACGAATCAATTATgaataacttgcaagaaaatGATTCTCTAACAGTACCTGGAACTCTCTTG ATACCATGTCGCACTGCAATGAGAGGCCGTTTTCCATTGAACGGAACCTACTTTCAAGTCAATGAG GTCTTTGCTGATTATGATTCAATGAAAAATCCAATTGATGTTCCCAGAACTTGGTTATGGCATCTAGAGAAAAGAATAGCATATTTTGGGGCTGGAGCATCGTCTATTTTGAAAg GTTTGTCAGCTGATGAGATTAAAGATTGTTTCTGGAAAG GTTATGTGTGTGTGAGAGCAATTGATGCAAAGACAGGAGCGCCAAGGCCATTATCATATAGATTTCACCGCAATACAACTGTCAAAGCTAAAACCGGTAACAAGACAACTCAGGAGAAAGAAGTTAAAATTGACAAGACAACCCAGGAAAAAGAAGCATAA
- the LOC130945107 gene encoding 40S ribosomal protein S27-2-like — protein MVLQNDIDLLNPPAELEKRKHKLKRLVQSPNSFFMDVKCQGCFNITTVFSHSQTVVVCGNCQTVLCQPTGGRARLTEGCSFRKKGD, from the exons ATG GTTCTTCAGAATGACATCGATTTGCTTAACCCTCCAGCTGAGCTTGAGAAGAGGAAACACAAGCTCAAGCGTCTTGTTCAGTCTCCTAACTCTTTCTTCATg GATGTGAAGTGCCAAGGTTGTTTCAACAT CACCACTGTATTCAGCCACTCTCAGACCGTCGTGGTGTGCGGAAACTGCCAGACGGTATTGTGCCAGCCGACAGGCGGCCGAGCGAGGCTGACGGAGGGCTGCTCTTTTAGGAAGAAGGGGGATTAA